One genomic window of Oncorhynchus kisutch isolate 150728-3 linkage group LG24, Okis_V2, whole genome shotgun sequence includes the following:
- the LOC109869469 gene encoding monocarboxylate transporter 1, translating into MAPAVGGPVGYTPPEGGWGWAVVVGAFISIGFSYAFPKSITVFFKELEATFDATPSQVSWISSIMLACMYGGGPISSILVNRYGSRPIMMLGGCLSGSGLIAASFCNTVQQLYFCVGVIGGLGLAFNLNPALTMIGKYFYKRRPIANGIAMAGSPVFLSTLAPLNSWFFDQFGWRGSFLILGGLLLNCCVAGSLMRPIGPKPADPQLSENGAVKKAESNLTVMQRVNAVIDLTLFKHRGFLLYLLGNVIMFFGLFSPLVFLSNYAKSKDISKEKAALLLSILAFVDMFARPSMGLLANTRWVRPRIQYYFAASVLYNGVCHVLAPLSVDYVGFVVYAVFFGFAFGWLSAVLFETLMDLVGAQRFSSAVGLVTIVECGPVLLGPPLLSRFYDFYGDYQWTYLCCGIILIISSVFLFVGMGINYKLLEREKEEEERRETERPKEECTAMLEGEKEERRGTERPKEECTAMLEGEKERGEESSEATPMTDVSKMDEDIV; encoded by the exons ATGGCCCCAGCGGTGGGCGGTCCGGTGGGCTACACTCCTCCAGaggggggctggggctgggcggTGGTGGTGGGAGCCTTCATCTCTATCGGCTTCTCCTATGCCTTCCCCAAGTCCATCACTGTCTTCTTCAAGGAGCTGGAGGCCACCTTTGACGCTACTCCCTCACAGGTCTCATGGATCTCCTCTATCATGCTGGCCTGCATGTACGGTGGAG gACCAATTAGCAGTATTCTGGTGAACCGTTATGGCAGTCGACCAATCATGATGCTAGGGGGCTGTCTGTCAGGAAGTGGTTTGATAGCAGCTTCCTTCTGCAACACTGTGCAACAACTCTACTTCTGTGTCGGAGTTATTGGAG gtCTGGGTCTAGCGTTCAACCTGAACCCGGCGTTGACTATGATTGGTAAATACTTCTATAAGCGTCGTCCTATAGCTAATGGCATTGCCATGGCGGGCAGCCCAGTCTTCCTGTCTACGCTGGCTCCTCTTAACTCCTGGTTCTTTGACCAGTTTGGCTGGAGGGGCTCCTTCCTCATCCTAGGTGGTCTACTGCTCAACTGCTGTGTAGCCGGGTCCTTGATGAGACCCATTGGACCCAAACCTGCCGACCCCCAACTGTCGGAGAACGGGGCGGTGAAGAAGGCGGAGTCTAATCTGACGGTGATGCAGCGTGTCAATGCCGTGATCGACCTGACGCTGTTTAAACACCGCGGCTTCCTGCTGTATCTCCTTGGCAACGTCATCATGTTCTTTGGCCTGTTCTCTCCCCTAGTCTTCCTCTCCAACTACGCTAAGAGTAAGGACATCAGTAAAGAGAAGGCTGCTCTGCTTCTCTCCATCCTCGCCTTTGTTGACATGTTCGCCCGTCCTTCTATGGGGCTGTTAGCCAACACCCGCTGGGTCCGACCCAGGATACAGTACTACTTTGCTGCATCCGTGCTCTATAACGGGGTGTGTCACGTCTTGGCACCGCTGTCCGTGGACTATGTAGGCTTCGTGGTGTATGCTGTGTTCTTTGGGTTTGCGTTCGGCTGGCTGTCAGCAGTTCTGTTTGAGACTCTGATGGACCTGGTCGGGGCCCAGAGGTTCTCCTCAGCTGTCGGACTCGTCACCATCGTGGAGTGTGGACCGGTACTGCTGGGACCGCCACTACTca GTCGTTTCTATGACTTCTATGGTGACTACCAGTGGACCTACCTGTGTTGTGGTATCATCCTCATCATCTCCTCAGTTTTCCTCTTCGTAGGGATGGGCATCAACTACAagctgttggagagagagaaggaggaggaggagaggagagagactgagcggCCCAAGGAGGAGTGCACAGCCAtgctggagggagagaaggaggagaggagagggactgagCGACCCAAGGAGGAGTGCACGGCCAtgctggagggagagaaggaaaggggggaGGAGAGTAGTGAGGCCACACCCATGACGGATGTTTCTAAGATGGATGAAGATATTGTTTAG